A part of Primulina eburnea isolate SZY01 chromosome 10, ASM2296580v1, whole genome shotgun sequence genomic DNA contains:
- the LOC140842861 gene encoding transcription repressor OFP17-like, whose product MGLKNLSHFRCKLTKPCKKLFKLFKFKLHKPLFISTLRLRPHRKPNMNNSTRKGRRHLSKILPVLCSLTRTKEMDRTTEFTSFSDPGQRIAPHPSPLTPAYVRMRAEAMGKVDVSNQYAACRSFENHLTELIVGEGKMRDLEDVEEFLYCWKKLRCPVFMDLVCRFYGELCRDLFSNAFDQNEIGLSKEYLRYN is encoded by the coding sequence ATGGGCCTTAAAAATCTGTCTCACTTCAGATGCAAACTTACCAAGCCCTGCAAGAAATTGTTTAAACTCTTCAAATTCAAACTCCACAAACCACTTTTTATAAGTACTCTTCGACTCCGCCCTCATCGAAAACCAAACATGAACAACTCCACACGTAAAGGGCGGCGCCACCTCTCCAAAATCCTACCAGTTTTATGTTCACTTACGCGAACAAAAGAGATGGATCGAACCACAGAGTTCACGAGTTTTTCGGATCCAGGGCAGCGTATAGCACCACATCCATCACCTCTGACCCCAGCATATGTAAGAATGCGTGCTGAAGCCATGGGAAAGGTCGACGTTTCGAATCAATATGCTGCATGCAGGAGCTTTGAGAATCATTTGACGGAGTTGATTGTGGGAGAGGGAAAAATGAGAGATTTGGAGGATGTTGAAGAGTTTCTTTATTGCTGGAAAAAGCTGAGATGTCCTGTGTTTATGGATTTGGTATGTCGATTCTATGGAGAGCTCTGCAGAGATCTGTTTTCCAATGCATTTGATCAGAATGAAATCGGATTGTCAAAGGAATATCTACGATATAATTGA